A DNA window from Trichosurus vulpecula isolate mTriVul1 chromosome 2, mTriVul1.pri, whole genome shotgun sequence contains the following coding sequences:
- the PEX10 gene encoding peroxisome biogenesis factor 10 isoform X1, which yields MALASANQPEVIRAAQKDEYYRGSLRSAAGGALHSLAGARKWLEWRKEIELLSDVAYFTLTTFSGYQTLGEEYVNVIQVDPSKRRVPSLLRRAALVFLHTLVPYALDKALVHLEHELQAEVESARHLQNSLVPSVRGRSAVRRWLHKHVRHLTDPQKKTLLRMVYILKQSITCLHRLHVAMFYIDGVFYHLAKRLTGIEYLHVRRFPRDDHSVRWSYKILGTVSLLHLLLSVGVQIYSFSQRQRAQKEWKLYRSLSHRKSHVEEKAVGRGSVCTLCLEERRRTTATPCGHLFCWECITEWCNTKTECPLCREKFHPQKLIYLRHYR from the exons ATGGCCCTGGCGTCGGCCAATCAGCCGGAGGTGATCCGCGCCGCGCAGAAGGATGAGTATTACCGGGGCAGCCTGAGAAGCGCAGCCGGAGGCGCCCTGCACAGCCTGGCAG GTGCTAGGAAATGGctggagtggaggaaggagattGAGCTGCTGTCAGATGTGGCGTACTTCACCCTCACCACATTTTCAG GGTACCAGACTCTTGGGGAGGAATATGTGAATGTCATCCAGGTAGACCCATCCAAGAGAAGAGTCCCTTCTTTGCTTCGCCGAGCTGCACTTGTCTTTTTGCATACCCTTGTGCCCTATGCGCTGGATAAGGCCTTAGTCCATCTCGAGCATGAGCTGCAGGCAGAAGTTGAGAGTGCCAGGCACCTGCAGAACAGCCTCGTACCCAGTGTCCGAGGTCGGTCGGCAGTGCGGCGGTGGCTTCACAAACATGTCCGCCATCTGACCGACCCACAGAAGAAGACACTTCTGCGCATGGTGTACATTCTGAAGCAGAGCATCACCTGCCTCCACCGGCTGCACGTTGCCATGTTCTACATCGATGGAGTCTTCTACCACCTGGCCAAGAGGCTCACGGGTATTGAATAT CTCCATGTGCGCCGCTTCCCCAGGGATGACCACAGCGTTCGTTGGAGCTACAAGATCCTGGGGACGGTGTCCTTGCTCCATCTCTTGCTCTCGGTCGGTGTCCAGATCTACAGCTTCAGTCAGAGGCAGCGGGCACAGAAGGAGTGGAAACTCTACCGCAGCCTCTCCCACCGCAA GAGCCATGTGGAAGAGAAGGCGGTGGGCAGGGGCTCCGTGTGTACCTTGTGCCTAGAGGAGCGCCGGCGGACTACAGCCACACCCTGCGGCCACCTTTTCTGCTGGGAGTGCATCACTGAGTGGTGTAACACCAAG
- the PEX10 gene encoding peroxisome biogenesis factor 10 isoform X2 — MALASANQPEVIRAAQKDEYYRGSLRSAAGGALHSLAGARKWLEWRKEIELLSDVAYFTLTTFSGYQTLGEEYVNVIQVDPSKRRVPSLLRRAALVFLHTLVPYALDKALVHLEHELQAEVESARHLQNSLVPSVRGRSAVRRWLHKHVRHLTDPQKKTLLRMVYILKQSITCLHRLHVAMFYIDGVFYHLAKRLTGIEYLHVRRFPRDDHSVRWSYKILGTVSLLHLLLSVGVQIYSFSQRQRAQKEWKLYRSLSHRKSHVEEKAVGRGSVCTLCLEERRRTTATPCGHLFCWECITEWCNTKNAPSAEKSFIHRN, encoded by the exons ATGGCCCTGGCGTCGGCCAATCAGCCGGAGGTGATCCGCGCCGCGCAGAAGGATGAGTATTACCGGGGCAGCCTGAGAAGCGCAGCCGGAGGCGCCCTGCACAGCCTGGCAG GTGCTAGGAAATGGctggagtggaggaaggagattGAGCTGCTGTCAGATGTGGCGTACTTCACCCTCACCACATTTTCAG GGTACCAGACTCTTGGGGAGGAATATGTGAATGTCATCCAGGTAGACCCATCCAAGAGAAGAGTCCCTTCTTTGCTTCGCCGAGCTGCACTTGTCTTTTTGCATACCCTTGTGCCCTATGCGCTGGATAAGGCCTTAGTCCATCTCGAGCATGAGCTGCAGGCAGAAGTTGAGAGTGCCAGGCACCTGCAGAACAGCCTCGTACCCAGTGTCCGAGGTCGGTCGGCAGTGCGGCGGTGGCTTCACAAACATGTCCGCCATCTGACCGACCCACAGAAGAAGACACTTCTGCGCATGGTGTACATTCTGAAGCAGAGCATCACCTGCCTCCACCGGCTGCACGTTGCCATGTTCTACATCGATGGAGTCTTCTACCACCTGGCCAAGAGGCTCACGGGTATTGAATAT CTCCATGTGCGCCGCTTCCCCAGGGATGACCACAGCGTTCGTTGGAGCTACAAGATCCTGGGGACGGTGTCCTTGCTCCATCTCTTGCTCTCGGTCGGTGTCCAGATCTACAGCTTCAGTCAGAGGCAGCGGGCACAGAAGGAGTGGAAACTCTACCGCAGCCTCTCCCACCGCAA GAGCCATGTGGAAGAGAAGGCGGTGGGCAGGGGCTCCGTGTGTACCTTGTGCCTAGAGGAGCGCCGGCGGACTACAGCCACACCCTGCGGCCACCTTTTCTGCTGGGAGTGCATCACTGAGTGGTGTAACACCAAG